A segment of the Niveibacterium umoris genome:
TATTCGGGGCGATTGCGGGGCTCACGTTTGCCTACAAGCGCTCGCCTCAAATGCAGTTCACCATGGACCGCCTGATCCTGCAGTTTCCCGTGATCGGCGCCATCATCCGCAAGGCAACCGTTGCGCGCTGGACAAGAACCTTGGCAACAATGTTTGCAGCCGGGGTGCCTCTGGTGGAAGCGCTGGATTCGGTGGGCGGCGCTGCCGGCAACCGGGTGTATGAACTGGCGACGAAGCAGATTCAGAACGAAGTCAGTACCGGCACCAGCCTCACGATTTCGATGCAGAACTCGAACGTATTCCCGACGATGGTGGTTCAGATGGTTTCGATCGGAGAAGAGTCGGGCCAACTGGACTCTATGCTTGGCAAGGTCTCCGACTTTTTCGAACGCGAAGTCGATGATGCCGTGGATGCGCTGTCGCAACTGCTTGAACCGCTCATTATTGTTTTCCTCGGCACGGTGGTTGGTGGTTTGGTGGTGGCAATGTATCTGCCAATCTTCAAGCTCGGCCAGGTTGTGTGACGCACAGGCAGGAGTCTGACGATTCATCCGACTATTCTTCAAGGCTGGACGCCGGACGCTTTCGTCGTCGTTGCAAGCATTCTGGGACTGTGTGTTGGCAGCTTCCTGAATGTCGTCATTCACCGACTTCCGAAAATGATGGAGCGGGAATGGCATGAGCAAGCGGCTGAACTGCGGGGGGAGGCGCCGCCCGAAGGAGATCCGATCTCCATTGCACGGCCGCGCTCCCGCTGCCCGCACTGCGGCACCCAGATTGCGAGCTGGCAGAACGTCCCCCTCCTGAGTTATGCCCTATTGGGCGGCCGCTGCGGACATTGCAAGGCGCCAATCGGGCTGCGATATCCGTTTGTCGAAATTCTCGGGGGACTTGCCGGCGGATTTGCCGCGTGGCATTTCGGTTTGAGCTGCGCGGCGGCCGGGGCAATGATCTTCAGCTGGGCAATGCTTGCTCTGACCTTCATCGATCTCGATACACAACTGCTGCCCGACTCGATCACCCTGCCGCTGCTTTGGATCGGACTGATCCTCAACATACCCGAAACCTTCGTTGCGCTCGAATCGGCGGTTCTCGGTGCAGTGATCGGCTATCTTGCGCTGTGGTCGGTCTATTGGGCCTTCAAACTCCTGACCGGCAAGGAGGGGATGGGCTTCGGGGACTTCAAGCTGCTTGCCGCCATTGGCGCCTTTGTGGGGTGGCAGCAGTTGCCTTTGGTTATTCTGGTTTCTTCCGTGATAGGCGCCGGCGTCGGCATTGCGCTGATCGTATTGGCGAAACATGGCCGCAGCACGCCTATCCCGTTCGGCCCTTACCTGGCGGGCGCTGGTCTCGTCGCGCTTTACTGGGGGCCGGCCTTGACACAGCGTTACCTCAGCCAAGTCTGAACGGTCGCAGTCACGCGTCTTTTCCGCCGCGAATTGGCGCGCGGCGCCGCGCTTGCAATATGCGCGGACGCCCACATATGCCCCAAAGTCCCGTGCAACACGCCGGCGCGAGCATTCACCGCCCGGTTGCGCTAGAATTTTGGGCTTGATTTTCAGGAGCTTAGCCATGCCGATCTACGAATATCGCTGCGCGGATTGCGGGCATCAGAAAGACGTACTCCAGAAAGTGTCGGATGCTCCGCTCTCGACCTGCCCGGCCTGTGGGCACGAATCCTTTGGCAAAGCACTGACGGCCGCCGGATTCCAGCTCAAGGGATCCGGCTGGTATGCGACCGACTTCAAAGGCGGTAGCACCACCGCCACCGCAAAGACTGAAGCTGCTGCGAGCGAGACCGCAAAACCGGCTGGCTGCGGCGGCAACTGCGCCTGTCACTGATGCCGTTCAAGAAATACCTCATTGCTGGCTTGCTTGTCTGGGTGCCACTGACCATCACGGTCTGGGTGCTGCACTTGATTGTCGGTACGCTCGATCAGTCCTTGCTGCTGCTGCCTTCCGAATGGCGCCCAGCGCACCTGATCGGCGTAGATATTCCGGGCTTCGGAGCAATCCTGACCCTGCTGGTGGTCGTGATGACCGGCGTCGTCGTTGCCAACTACTTCGGGCAACGCGTGATCGGGTTCTGGGAGAGCCTGCTTGCACGCATCCCGGTCGTGAAGTCGATCTACTCGAGCGTCAAGCAGGTCTCCGACACCTTGTTCGCGCCGAACGGCCAGGCCTTCCGGAAAGCGCTGCTGGTGCAATACCCGCGCGAAGGCAGCTGGACGGTAGGCTTCTTGACCGGCGCACCGAGTACTGAAGTTGCACGGCATTTGCCCGGTGAACACGTCAGCGTTTATATCCCGACCACACCGAACCCGACTTCGGGATTCTTCCTGATGATGCACAAGGAGGCCGTGGTCGAACTCGAAATGAGCGTCGACGACGCACTCAAGTACATCATTTCGATGGGTGTCGTTGCGCCGGGCGTTAC
Coding sequences within it:
- a CDS encoding prepilin peptidase; protein product: MLQGWTPDAFVVVASILGLCVGSFLNVVIHRLPKMMEREWHEQAAELRGEAPPEGDPISIARPRSRCPHCGTQIASWQNVPLLSYALLGGRCGHCKAPIGLRYPFVEILGGLAGGFAAWHFGLSCAAAGAMIFSWAMLALTFIDLDTQLLPDSITLPLLWIGLILNIPETFVALESAVLGAVIGYLALWSVYWAFKLLTGKEGMGFGDFKLLAAIGAFVGWQQLPLVILVSSVIGAGVGIALIVLAKHGRSTPIPFGPYLAGAGLVALYWGPALTQRYLSQV
- a CDS encoding FmdB family zinc ribbon protein translates to MPIYEYRCADCGHQKDVLQKVSDAPLSTCPACGHESFGKALTAAGFQLKGSGWYATDFKGGSTTATAKTEAAASETAKPAGCGGNCACH
- a CDS encoding DUF502 domain-containing protein: MPFKKYLIAGLLVWVPLTITVWVLHLIVGTLDQSLLLLPSEWRPAHLIGVDIPGFGAILTLLVVVMTGVVVANYFGQRVIGFWESLLARIPVVKSIYSSVKQVSDTLFAPNGQAFRKALLVQYPREGSWTVGFLTGAPSTEVARHLPGEHVSVYIPTTPNPTSGFFLMMHKEAVVELEMSVDDALKYIISMGVVAPGVTNSNSKR